A single window of Cyanobium sp. AMD-g DNA harbors:
- a CDS encoding glycoside hydrolase family 99-like domain-containing protein translates to MLLTKAIAFYLPQYHPIPENDAWWGKGFTEWRNVAKARPLFAHHYQPHLPADLGFYDLRLPEARQAQAELAKAFGIHGFCYYHYWFNGRRVLQRPFEDVLASGEPDFPFCLCWANENWTRRWDGSDDEILLEQAYSEQDDHDHLTSLLEAFRDPRYIRIEGKPLFLVYRTSAMPDPARTAEIWRSVSRSQGLGDLYLVSVESKESEIRNPHDFGFDAAVEFQPCWPILGTLSSQPPSLRERIKGKMKNESPGKKIHRVVDYEKVCQAALSRPVPPYTRFPCVTPSWDNTARRRWGGIVLQDATPERYGEWLRQTVAQLPTRGLPEPVVFINAWNEWAEGNHLEPDQRWGTRYLEETLSALSR, encoded by the coding sequence GTGCTCCTGACCAAGGCCATCGCCTTCTACCTACCCCAATACCACCCAATCCCGGAAAACGACGCCTGGTGGGGAAAGGGTTTCACCGAATGGCGCAACGTGGCCAAGGCACGGCCCCTGTTTGCTCATCACTACCAACCCCACCTTCCTGCCGACCTCGGCTTTTATGACCTACGCCTGCCGGAAGCACGCCAAGCCCAAGCTGAACTGGCAAAAGCCTTCGGCATCCATGGCTTCTGCTACTACCACTATTGGTTCAATGGCCGCAGGGTGCTGCAACGGCCGTTCGAAGACGTGCTGGCTTCAGGAGAACCAGATTTCCCCTTCTGCCTCTGCTGGGCCAACGAAAACTGGACCCGCCGCTGGGACGGCTCCGATGATGAGATTCTCCTTGAGCAGGCCTACAGCGAGCAGGACGACCATGACCATCTGACATCCTTACTTGAGGCCTTCAGGGATCCTCGCTACATCCGGATTGAAGGAAAGCCACTTTTTCTTGTCTACCGAACAAGCGCCATGCCAGATCCTGCCCGAACAGCAGAGATCTGGCGATCCGTTTCCCGAAGCCAAGGATTGGGTGATCTCTATCTCGTTTCCGTCGAATCAAAAGAAAGTGAGATACGCAACCCACACGACTTCGGCTTTGATGCAGCTGTGGAGTTTCAGCCATGCTGGCCGATCCTGGGCACTCTTTCCTCCCAGCCCCCCAGCCTCCGCGAAAGAATCAAGGGGAAAATGAAGAACGAATCCCCGGGAAAGAAAATCCACCGGGTTGTCGACTACGAGAAGGTATGCCAAGCCGCCCTTTCCAGACCCGTTCCGCCCTATACCCGCTTCCCCTGTGTGACACCCTCATGGGACAACACGGCTCGCCGGCGCTGGGGAGGCATCGTGCTTCAGGATGCGACCCCCGAGCGCTACGGCGAATGGCTTCGGCAAACCGTGGCGCAACTGCCGACTCGCGGCCTACCCGAGCCGGTGGTATTCATCAATGCCTGGAACGAATGGGCCGAAGGCAACCATCTGGAACCGGACCAACGTTGGGGAACCCGCTACCTCGAGGAAACCCTTTCAGCGCTCAGCCGCTGA